The Pseudomonas sp. S06B 330 genome contains the following window.
GCTACGAATTCACTTTCCCGCGGGAGATAATCTCAGCGTCGAACCGGGCGCTTCTGCAATTTGCGCTGCAAGGTCCGCCGATGCATGCCCAAGGCACGCGCGGTGGCGGAGATGTTGCCTTCGTGCTCAGTCAGTACACGCTGGATATGCTCCCACTGCAAGCGGTCGACCGACATCGGGTTTTCCGGAACCAAACTGTCCAGGTCGGCATGTTCGGACAGCAAAGCAGCCAGTACATCATCCGCGTCGGCTGGTTTGCACAGGTAGTTGCAGGCGCCGCGCTTGATGGCTTCCACAGCGGTAGCAATGCTCGAATAACCGGTGAGAATCACCACACGCATTTCCGGGTCAAGCTCAAGCAGCTTGGGCAACAGCACCAGGCCCGAGTCACCGTCCATTTTCAGGTCAAGGGTGGCGTAATCAGGCACATCCTGCTGGGCCAGCACCAGTCCCTCTTCGGCGGAGCCTGCGGTGCTCACGCGAAAACCACGACGG
Protein-coding sequences here:
- a CDS encoding response regulator transcription factor translates to MSDEIQVEGEELPHLLLVDDDATFTRVMARAMSRRGFRVSTAGSAEEGLVLAQQDVPDYATLDLKMDGDSGLVLLPKLLELDPEMRVVILTGYSSIATAVEAIKRGACNYLCKPADADDVLAALLSEHADLDSLVPENPMSVDRLQWEHIQRVLTEHEGNISATARALGMHRRTLQRKLQKRPVRR